The Medicago truncatula cultivar Jemalong A17 chromosome 4, MtrunA17r5.0-ANR, whole genome shotgun sequence genome includes a region encoding these proteins:
- the LOC11417481 gene encoding uncharacterized protein, translating to MEFSSLNTKSHHNHARSNSLPSKPHPIILQCNEHLARLGGANSNSDSTSSSLVLSHKLNILQDLHICIEKLVQLPLTQEAFVKQSQEKWVDEFLEGSLRLLDTCTATKDALLHTKECARELQSIIRRRRGGEAEVTIEVKKFLTSRKVVRKAIFKALENLKGNANKCSLCINSNKDYQTVATVSLLKEVEMITFSLFESLLIFMCGTQSKRSSWSLVSKLMNSKKVSNSLSQGEDENEFAKVDTALEFFAFNMRSKSSDIENLQNKLVNLGSCIQDLEEGLESLFRRLIKIRVALLNILNH from the coding sequence ATGGAATTCTCTTCATTAAACACTAAATCTCATCATAACCATGCTCGTTCTAATAGTTTACCTTCTAAACCACACCCTATAATTCTACAATGCAATGAACATTTAGCTAGATTAGGAGGTGCTAATAGTAATTCTGATTCCACCTCCTCCTCTTTAGTCCTCAGCCACAAACTAAACATCCTTCAAGATTTGCATATATGCATTGAAAAATTGGTTCAACTACCTCTAACACAAGAAGCATTTGTCAAACAAAGCCAAGAGAAATGGGTTGATGAGTTTTTGGAAGGCTCATTAAGGCTTCTAGATACATGCACAGCGACAAAAGACGCACTACTTCACACGAAAGAGTGTGCGCGTGAACTTCAATCGATTATAAGAAGAAGGAGAGGAGGTGAAGCTGAGGTTACAATAGAGGTTAAGAAATTCTTGACATCAAGGAAAGTGGTGAGAAAGGCTATTTTCAAAGCATTGGAAAATTTGAAAGGTAATGCAAATAAATGCAGTTTATGTATCAATAGCAATAAAGACTATCAAACTGTGGCAACAGTTAGTTTGTTGAAAGAGGTTGAAATGattacattttctttatttgaaTCATTGTTGATTTTTATGTGTGGAACACAATCAAAGAGGAGTAGTTGGTCTTTGGTATCAAAGCTAATGAATAGCAAAAAGGTATCAAACTCATTATCACAAGGTGAAGATGAGAATGAGTTTGCAAAAGTGGACACTGCTTTGGAATTCTTTGCATTCAACATGAGAAGCAAGTCAAGTGACATTGAAAATTTGCAAAATAAGTTGGTGAATTTAGGATCATGCATACAAGATCTTGAAGAAGGACTTGAATCTTTGTTTAGGCGTTTGATTAAAATCAGAGTTGCCCTTCTCAACATCCTTAATCACTAG